The segment ATGGAACTGTTAGCAAATGATATGTTCCGTTACTTTGGATTAGGCTGTCGCAATGTTTCAAAAATATACCTGCCTGAAGCGTACGATTACGACAAATTCTTTAACGGAATGTTTTCCTGGAAACACGTTATAAATAACCATAAGTATATTAATAATTATGATTACAATAAGGCGGTGTATTTAATGAGTAACATAAACTTGTTAGACAATGAATATTTATTGCTGAAGGAAGACACGGGATACTCCTCGCCTATTTCAGTTACATTCTATGAAACCTACTCCAACCTAGAAGCTATAAAGAAAAAGCTAAAAGCAGACGAAGATAAAATTCAAGCGATTGTTTCAAACAGCGGAATTGATAATGAAATTTCTTTCGGAGAAGCGCAACACCCAGAACTTTGGGATTATGCCGATGGAGTAGACACCGTGGCATTTTTGTTAAAACTATCTTGATAAATTAATAGCAAATTAACCAACAATGGGTTCAGAATTAGCATCTTTGTACCAAATATCCTGAAAATGAAAAAACACAACTTTAGTGCCGGTCCTTGTATACTACCAAAGTCTGTTATGCAAAAGGCTTCCGAAGCGGTTATTAATTTTAATGGTTTAGATTTATCACTGCTTGAAATTTCACATCGTAGCAAAGATTTTGTAGCCGTGATGGAGCGTGCTCAGAAATTAGCTTTAGAACATTTAGAACTTCAAAACAAAGGATACAAAGCACTCTTTCTTCAAGGTGGTGCCAGTATGGAGTTTTTACGAGTAGCGTATAATTTGTTGGAAAATAAAGCCGCATACCTCAATACAGGAACCTGGTCTAGCAAGTCTATTAAAGAAGCAAAAATATTTGGTGAAGTAGTTGAAGTAGCATCATCTAAAGATCAAAACTTCAATTATATACCAAAAAATTATTCTATTCCTTCAGACATTGATTATTTTCATTGCACCAGTAATAACACCATTTTTGGAACACAGCTAAAAAACTTCCCAAAAACCGATGCTCCTATGGTTTGTGATATGAGTAGTGATATTTTTTCACGGCAATTAGACTTTTCAAAATTTAGTATTATCTATGCAGGAGCTCAAAAAAATATGGGTCCGGCAGGAACTACATTAATTGTAATAAAAGAAGACGTTTTAGGAAAGGTCTCTCGCACTATTCCATCATTAATGAATTACAATGTGCATATTGGTAAAGACAGTATGTTCAATACGCCTGCCGTTTTCGCAGTGTATGTTTCTATGTTAACTTTGGAGTGGCTGAAAGAAAAAGGAGGCGTTTCAGCAATTGAGAAAATGAATG is part of the Marixanthomonas ophiurae genome and harbors:
- the serC gene encoding 3-phosphoserine/phosphohydroxythreonine transaminase translates to MKKHNFSAGPCILPKSVMQKASEAVINFNGLDLSLLEISHRSKDFVAVMERAQKLALEHLELQNKGYKALFLQGGASMEFLRVAYNLLENKAAYLNTGTWSSKSIKEAKIFGEVVEVASSKDQNFNYIPKNYSIPSDIDYFHCTSNNTIFGTQLKNFPKTDAPMVCDMSSDIFSRQLDFSKFSIIYAGAQKNMGPAGTTLIVIKEDVLGKVSRTIPSLMNYNVHIGKDSMFNTPAVFAVYVSMLTLEWLKEKGGVSAIEKMNDKKADLIYSEIDRNPLFTGFVANEEDRSTMNATFNLTDESLADKFDTLWQGAGINGLNGHRSVGGYRASMYNALELESVQVLVDTMRELERKG